A section of the Macadamia integrifolia cultivar HAES 741 chromosome 9, SCU_Mint_v3, whole genome shotgun sequence genome encodes:
- the LOC122089428 gene encoding pentatricopeptide repeat-containing protein At1g22960, mitochondrial isoform X2, with protein sequence MAFYFGASRTFATVTIASLPKGFWLSDRFRAVILDPDLFVRVLKSIRRRPRIALRFFRWAESQPEFKHSEFAFCVILEILAENNLMRSAYWVMQRVVSVNLHGIVDDLVDGYLSSEALSKLLDTLLLVYTKGSMTELCLSTMDKMVGHGLRPNVKNCNRILRILRDENLGSKAREIYKLMGEFDIQPTIVTYNTLLDSFCKEGEVQEALDLLSEMQERGCAPNDVTYNVLINGLSKKGEVDQAKGLINEMLNSGLKVSALTYNPLIHGYFKKGKIDEALALGSEMVQRGASHTVETYNTFIDGFCKWGRMIKAREWFSNMLKNNLEPDIVSYNTLIYGYCRVGNLREAFLLFEELRNGVLVPTVVTYNTLIDGLCKLGDLEDARKLKEEMIKKGVLPDVFTYTILVNGSWKQGNLVMSKEFFDEMLREGLQPDRFAYTTRIVGELKFSDANKAFSLQEEMLAKGFPPNMITYNVLVDGLCKLGNLEEALGLLQRMVEDGLVPDHVTYSCIIHAHLESGHLREGREVFYEMLNRGLSPTVVTYTMLIHAHAGKGRLELAFMFFSEMQEKGVLPNVITYNALINGLCKVGREDQAYKFFMEMEEKGLLPNKYTYTLLINENCNLGNWDEAFRLYGEMLERGIEPDSCTHSALLKQLNKDYKTHAVQCLESIIVDSEKSIKTMT encoded by the exons aTGGCCTTTTATTTTGGAGCTTCGAGAACCTTTGCCACTGTAACAATCGCAAGCCTTCCTAAG GGTTTCTGGCTCTCGGATCGATTCCGAGCTGTGATTCTTGACCCGGACTTGTTCGTTCGTGTCCTCAAATCGATCCGGCGGAGACCTAGAATCGCATTGCGGTTCTTTAGATGGGCAGAGAGTCAACCCGAATTCAAACACTCTGAATTTGCTTTCTGTGTCATTCTTGAGATTCTAGCTGAGAATAATCTTATGCGATCGGCTTACTGGGTGATGCAGAGGGTTGTTAGTGTGAATTTGCATGGGATtgtggatgatttggtggatggTTACTTGAGTTCGGAGGCTTTAAGTAAGCTTCTCGATACTTTGTTGTTGGTTTACACCAAAGGATCCATGACTGAGCTGTGCTTATCAACTATGGATAAGATGGTGGGACATGGTTTACGCCCAAATGTGAAAAATTGTAACAGAATACTCAGGATTCTTCGAGATGAAAATCTTGGAAGCAAAGCAAGAGAGATTTACAAGCTAATGGGCGAGTTTGATATCCAGCCTACAATTGTTACTTACAACACCTTGCTAGACTCTTTCTGTAAGGAAGGCGAGGTGCAAGAAGCTTTGGACCTACTGTCGGAGATGCAAGAGAGAGGGTGTGCCCCCAATGATGTGACTTATAATGTTTTGATCAATGGGTTGTCGAAAAAAGGAGAGGTAGACCAAGCCAAAGGTTTGATCAATGAAATGCTGAACTCGGGGTTGAAGGTCTCAGCATTGACGTATAATCCTTTGATTCATGGGTACTTTAAGAAGGGCAAAATTGATGAGGCTTTAGCCCTTGGGAGTGAGATGGTGCAGAGAGGTGCCTCTCATACGGTTGAAACTTACAACACATTTATTGATGGGTTCTGCAAGTGGGGAAGAATGATCAAGGCTAGGGAATGGTTCTCCAACATGTTAAAGAACAATTTGGAGCCAGATATAGTGTCTTATAACACTTTAATTTATGGTTATTGTAGAGTGGGAAACTTAAGAGAAGCTTTCCTATTGTTTGAAGAACTAAGAAATGGAGTTCTCGTTCCTACTGTAGTTACGTATAATACACTTATAGATGGCCTTTGCAAATTGGGAGACTTAGAAGATGCTCGAAAACTCAAGGAAGAGATGATCAAGAAGGGAGTTCTCCCAGATGTGTTCACTTACACTATTTTAGTGAATGGCTCTTGGAAGCAGGGAAATCTAGTAATGTCTAAAgaattctttgatgaaatgctaCGTGAAGGATTGCAGCCAGATAGATTTGCTTACACAACCCGGATAGTTGGAGAGCTGAAGTTTAGTGATGCAAACAAGGCATTTAGTTTGCAGGAAGAAATGCTAGCTAAGGGTTTCCCACCAAACATGATCACTTACAATGTTTTGGTTGATGGGCTTTGCAAATTGGGAAATTTGGAAGAAGCATTGGGGTTGTTGCAAAGAATGGTTGAAGATGGGCTAGTTCCAGATCACGTGACATATTCTTGTATCATTCATGCTCATTTGGAGAGTGGCCATCTCAGGGAAGGCAGGGAGGTTTTTTATGAGATGCTAAATAGAGGTTTGTCTCCTACGGTTGTGACATATACAATGTTGATTCATGCGCATGCTGGTAAAGGGAGGCTCGAACTAGCCTTTATGTTCTTCTCAGAGATGCAGGAGAAGGGTGTATTGCCAAATGTGATCACCTATAATGCCCTGATAAATGGTTTGTGCAAAGTGGGGAGAGAGGATCAAGCTTACAAGTTTTTCATGgagatggaggagaaagggctGTTGCCAAATAAATATACTTACACTTTATTGATAAATGAGAACTGCAATTTGGGTAATTGGGATGAAGCTTTCAGGTTGTATGGTGAAATGCTGGAGAGAGGGATTGAGCCTGATTCATGTACACACAGTGCACTACTAAAGCAGCTCAATAAAGATTATAAAACCCATGCAGTGCAATGCCTCGAGAGTATAATTGTAGACAgtgaaaaatcaatcaaaacaaTGACTTGA
- the LOC122089428 gene encoding pentatricopeptide repeat-containing protein At1g22960, mitochondrial isoform X1 yields the protein MAFYFGASRTFATVTIASLPKVRFLFPIAYSLNICTSKNSAFSETDYDNLISETLDRNPCAFMQGFWLSDRFRAVILDPDLFVRVLKSIRRRPRIALRFFRWAESQPEFKHSEFAFCVILEILAENNLMRSAYWVMQRVVSVNLHGIVDDLVDGYLSSEALSKLLDTLLLVYTKGSMTELCLSTMDKMVGHGLRPNVKNCNRILRILRDENLGSKAREIYKLMGEFDIQPTIVTYNTLLDSFCKEGEVQEALDLLSEMQERGCAPNDVTYNVLINGLSKKGEVDQAKGLINEMLNSGLKVSALTYNPLIHGYFKKGKIDEALALGSEMVQRGASHTVETYNTFIDGFCKWGRMIKAREWFSNMLKNNLEPDIVSYNTLIYGYCRVGNLREAFLLFEELRNGVLVPTVVTYNTLIDGLCKLGDLEDARKLKEEMIKKGVLPDVFTYTILVNGSWKQGNLVMSKEFFDEMLREGLQPDRFAYTTRIVGELKFSDANKAFSLQEEMLAKGFPPNMITYNVLVDGLCKLGNLEEALGLLQRMVEDGLVPDHVTYSCIIHAHLESGHLREGREVFYEMLNRGLSPTVVTYTMLIHAHAGKGRLELAFMFFSEMQEKGVLPNVITYNALINGLCKVGREDQAYKFFMEMEEKGLLPNKYTYTLLINENCNLGNWDEAFRLYGEMLERGIEPDSCTHSALLKQLNKDYKTHAVQCLESIIVDSEKSIKTMT from the coding sequence aTGGCCTTTTATTTTGGAGCTTCGAGAACCTTTGCCACTGTAACAATCGCAAGCCTTCCTAAGGTTCGGTTTCTCTTCCCCATCGCTTATTCTTTGAATATATGCACATCCAAAAACAGTGCTTTCTCAGAGACCGACTACGACAACCTGATATCTGAGACCCTTGACCGCAACCCATGCGCATTTATGCAGGGTTTCTGGCTCTCGGATCGATTCCGAGCTGTGATTCTTGACCCGGACTTGTTCGTTCGTGTCCTCAAATCGATCCGGCGGAGACCTAGAATCGCATTGCGGTTCTTTAGATGGGCAGAGAGTCAACCCGAATTCAAACACTCTGAATTTGCTTTCTGTGTCATTCTTGAGATTCTAGCTGAGAATAATCTTATGCGATCGGCTTACTGGGTGATGCAGAGGGTTGTTAGTGTGAATTTGCATGGGATtgtggatgatttggtggatggTTACTTGAGTTCGGAGGCTTTAAGTAAGCTTCTCGATACTTTGTTGTTGGTTTACACCAAAGGATCCATGACTGAGCTGTGCTTATCAACTATGGATAAGATGGTGGGACATGGTTTACGCCCAAATGTGAAAAATTGTAACAGAATACTCAGGATTCTTCGAGATGAAAATCTTGGAAGCAAAGCAAGAGAGATTTACAAGCTAATGGGCGAGTTTGATATCCAGCCTACAATTGTTACTTACAACACCTTGCTAGACTCTTTCTGTAAGGAAGGCGAGGTGCAAGAAGCTTTGGACCTACTGTCGGAGATGCAAGAGAGAGGGTGTGCCCCCAATGATGTGACTTATAATGTTTTGATCAATGGGTTGTCGAAAAAAGGAGAGGTAGACCAAGCCAAAGGTTTGATCAATGAAATGCTGAACTCGGGGTTGAAGGTCTCAGCATTGACGTATAATCCTTTGATTCATGGGTACTTTAAGAAGGGCAAAATTGATGAGGCTTTAGCCCTTGGGAGTGAGATGGTGCAGAGAGGTGCCTCTCATACGGTTGAAACTTACAACACATTTATTGATGGGTTCTGCAAGTGGGGAAGAATGATCAAGGCTAGGGAATGGTTCTCCAACATGTTAAAGAACAATTTGGAGCCAGATATAGTGTCTTATAACACTTTAATTTATGGTTATTGTAGAGTGGGAAACTTAAGAGAAGCTTTCCTATTGTTTGAAGAACTAAGAAATGGAGTTCTCGTTCCTACTGTAGTTACGTATAATACACTTATAGATGGCCTTTGCAAATTGGGAGACTTAGAAGATGCTCGAAAACTCAAGGAAGAGATGATCAAGAAGGGAGTTCTCCCAGATGTGTTCACTTACACTATTTTAGTGAATGGCTCTTGGAAGCAGGGAAATCTAGTAATGTCTAAAgaattctttgatgaaatgctaCGTGAAGGATTGCAGCCAGATAGATTTGCTTACACAACCCGGATAGTTGGAGAGCTGAAGTTTAGTGATGCAAACAAGGCATTTAGTTTGCAGGAAGAAATGCTAGCTAAGGGTTTCCCACCAAACATGATCACTTACAATGTTTTGGTTGATGGGCTTTGCAAATTGGGAAATTTGGAAGAAGCATTGGGGTTGTTGCAAAGAATGGTTGAAGATGGGCTAGTTCCAGATCACGTGACATATTCTTGTATCATTCATGCTCATTTGGAGAGTGGCCATCTCAGGGAAGGCAGGGAGGTTTTTTATGAGATGCTAAATAGAGGTTTGTCTCCTACGGTTGTGACATATACAATGTTGATTCATGCGCATGCTGGTAAAGGGAGGCTCGAACTAGCCTTTATGTTCTTCTCAGAGATGCAGGAGAAGGGTGTATTGCCAAATGTGATCACCTATAATGCCCTGATAAATGGTTTGTGCAAAGTGGGGAGAGAGGATCAAGCTTACAAGTTTTTCATGgagatggaggagaaagggctGTTGCCAAATAAATATACTTACACTTTATTGATAAATGAGAACTGCAATTTGGGTAATTGGGATGAAGCTTTCAGGTTGTATGGTGAAATGCTGGAGAGAGGGATTGAGCCTGATTCATGTACACACAGTGCACTACTAAAGCAGCTCAATAAAGATTATAAAACCCATGCAGTGCAATGCCTCGAGAGTATAATTGTAGACAgtgaaaaatcaatcaaaacaaTGACTTGA